A single region of the Triticum dicoccoides isolate Atlit2015 ecotype Zavitan chromosome 2B, WEW_v2.0, whole genome shotgun sequence genome encodes:
- the LOC119366416 gene encoding putative E3 ubiquitin-protein ligase SINA-like 9 — protein sequence MSGSAAKRVGTPLADAEGSPKRPRSSRHPSLSPSPSQARSQAPSPSQSRSRSRSRSRLPLARTSPPSPAYTPYDDRSPSRSYSRSRSRSRSRSRVSEETDGNGRPVWRPHSYREHSGEHGDGEYSVRIGDYDRLFICRSCHRMLSSPVYECPDGHITCSRCRDNIGENRCNYCAANGCMRSRAVEEFLGRISFSCRNQQYGCEVFLLHHEMRAHERTCHYDPCFCPVHRCGFAGPAYDLESHLATIHRWEVINFRYGESFQAPAFDSAIFRCEDYGELFHISSSREGLGTALSMICIRPDNAFEEEFTYELKMPVGGRRHRLQIQSTVWNTSLRYGIGEGSDVFLLVPDKLPGVENGCAVEVCIRKVVAGN from the exons ATGAGCGGCAGCGCGGCGAAGCGCGTCGGGACGCCGCTGGCCGACGCGGAGGGCAGCCCCAAGCGCCCGCGGAGCAGCCGCCACCCCTCGCTCTCCCCCTCGCCGTCGCAGGCGCGCTCGCAGGCGCCCTCGCCCTCGCAGTCGCGCTCGCGGTCCCGGTCGAGGTCGCGGCTTCCCCTGGCGCggacgtcgccgccgtcgccggcctACACCCCGTACGACGACCGGAGCCCCAGCCGCAGCTACAGCCGCAGCCGCAGCCGTAGCCGTAGCCGCAGCCGCGTGTCGGAGGAGACGGACGGGAACGGGCGGCCGGTCTGGAGGCCGCACTCGTACAGGGAGCACAGCGGCGAGCACGGGGACGGCGAGTACAGCGTCCGCATCGGCGACTACGACCGCCTCTTCATCTGCCGGAGCTGCCACCGCATGCTCTCCTCGCCGGTCTACGAG TGTCCGGACGGGCATATCACCTGCTCGAGGTGCCGCGACAACATCGGGGAGAACCGCTGCAACTACTGCGCGGCCAATGGCTGCATGCGCAGCCGCGCGGTCGAGGAGTTCCTCGGCCGCATCAGCTTCTCCTGCCGCAACCAGCAGTACGGCTGCGAGGTGTTCCTGCTGCACCATGAGATGCGCGCGCATGAGCGCACCTGCCACTACGACCCCTGCTTCTGCCCGGTCCATCGCTGCGGGTTCGCCGGCCCGGCCTACGACCTGGAGTCCCACCTCGCCACCATCCACCGCTGGGAGGTGATCAACTTCCGCTACGGCGAGAGCTTCCAGGCCCCTGCCTTTGACTCTGCCATCTTCCGCTGCGAGGACTACGGCGAGCTCTTCCACATCAGCAGCTCCCGCGAGGGCTTGGGCACCGCGCTCTCCATGATCTGCATCCGCCCTGACAATGCATTCGAGGAGGAGTTCACCTACGAGCTGAAGATGCCGGTGGGTGGACGGCGCCACAGGCTGCAGATTCAGTCGACCGTGTGGAACACTTCGCTGCGGTACGGGATCGGTGAGGGGAGCGACGTCTTCCTGCTGGTCCCTGACAAGCTGCCCGGTGTCGAGAATGGCTGTGCCGTGGAGGTGTGCATCCGCAAGGTGGTGGCTGGTAACTAG
- the LOC119368865 gene encoding endoplasmic reticulum metallopeptidase 1-like yields MPRGQASSVSTREKPRVDAVVVSDKDNGRHRRSAYLLLGLLIVFLHGSWSVYRMQFANLPLPLDAEQAGKRGFSEASALKHVKYLTGLGPHPVGSDSLDLAVQYVYAEAEKIKKTAHPDVDVQLELFHTDIGANRLAGGLFKGKTILYSDLKHVILRFVPKYLPEAEENLILVSSHIDTVFTTGGAGDCSSCVGVMLELARGVAQWAHGFKSGVLFLFNTGEEEGLVGAHSFITQHHWRNSVRFAVDLEAMGIGGKSTLFQGTHQWALESFAAVAKYPSAQIAIQDIFNSGAINSATDFQIYLEVAGLPGLDFAYTDMTSVYHTKNDKIEHLKPGSLQHNGENMLAFLLHAASSQKFMEDAHEAKQESVEQKKAIFFDILGKYMVVYPQRLATMFHNSIIFHSLVILGMSLLMGRCSVLVSLGISCLSIILTLIFSIFLPVVVAFALPHICPFPISFVANPWLVIGLFGSPALLGAFIGQHIGFILLKKHIEQVYSRTKPGLTGNKMDYIVGLEAERWIFKSGFLQWLIVLILGTYFKVGASYIALIWLVSPAFAYGLMEATLSPLRSPKHLKVVTLVLALAVPVVSSAGLVIRMVDVMVGTIVRADRNPGGLPSWLGNVVVAVAIAIVVSFMFVYLLSYVHISGAKRALIFVLCASFGLAIALVSSGIVPAFTEDISRTVNVVHVVDTTRMNDGSTEPLSYVSLFSHTPGKLTQELMDLRGEEFSCGRNMTIDFATFTMMYGCRSYKRSNTGWSKSEVPMVHVESDYATDDARRTVVSIDTKSSTRWSLAINKQEIDDFTIHVDSNKLVHLGGKSEVDGWHTIRFAGGKSSPTKFELTLFWSSNGTHASAKETKAENFSPLVKLRTDVNRVTPMVETVLEKLPRWSTPFGKSTSPYTLAFLTALPINI; encoded by the exons ATGCCTCGAGGACAAGCTTCTTCAGTGTCAACCCGCGAGAAGCCTAGAGTTGATGCGGTAGTCGTTTCTGATAAAGATAACGGAAGGCATAGGAGGAGCGCTTATTTGTTGCTGGGATTGTTGATAGTTTTCCTTCATGGGTCCTGGTCAGTTTACCGTATGCAGTTTGCAAATCTTCCTTTGCCCCTAGATGCTGAGCAGGCTGGTAAGCGGGGGTTCTCAGAGGCTTCTGCCCTTAAGCATGTGAAGTACTTGACAGGCCTGGGTCCTCATCCAGTTGGTTCAGATTCCCTTGATCTGGCTGTGCAG TATGTATATGCAGAAGCAGAGAAAATAAAGAAGACAGCTCACCCGGACGTTGATGTTCAACTGGAGCTATTCCACACAGACATTGGTGCAAATCGTTTAGCCGGGGGccttttcaagggaaaaacaaTCTTGTATTCAGACCTTAAGCACGTGATTCTCAGATTTGTTCCCAAGTATTTACCGGAAGCTGAGGAAAATTTGATTCTTGTCTCTTCTCATATTGACACGGTTTTCACAAC GGGAGGTGCCGGAGATTGCAGTTCATGTGTAGGAGTCATGCTAGAGCTTGCACGGGGAGTGGCTCAGTGGGCTCATGGGTTTAAGAGTGGTGTCCTATTTCTATTCAACACAGGGGAAGAAGAGGGTCTTGTCGGGGCCCACAGTTTTATAACTCAG CACCACTGGAGAAACTCAGTACGTTTTGCTGTTGATTTGGAAGCTATGGGCATCGGTGGGAAATCCACACTTTTTCAG GGTACTCACCAATGGGCTTTGGAGAGCTTTGCCGCTGTAGCGAAATACCCATCTGCTCAGATAGCTATACAG GATATTTTCAATTCTGGAGCAATAAATTCTGCTACAGATTTCCAAATATATCTTGAGGTTGCTGGTCTTCCTGGCCTTGATTTTGCATATACAGATATGACATCTGTGTATCACACAAAG AATGACAAAATAGAGCATCTTAAACCAGGATCCCTTCAGCATAATGGAGAAAATATGCTTGCCTTCCTACTCCATGCTGCTTCATCACAAAAATTTATGGAAGATGCACACGAGGCAAAGCAAGAGAGCGTAGAGCAGAAGAAAGCTATCTTCTTTGACATTCTG GGCAAGTACATGGTGGTCTATCCACAACGACTAGCAACCATGTTTCACAACTCAATAATATTCCACTCACTTGTGATATTGGGAATGTCACTGCTTATGGGCAGATGCTCTGTGCTTGTGTCCCTCGGAATATCATGCTTGAGCATTATTTTGACGCTGATATTTTCGATCTTCTTACCAGTTGTGGTTGCATTTGCCCTGCCACATATTTGTCCCTTTCCTATCTCATTTGTTGCAAATCCGTGGTTAGTTATTGGCTTATTTGGTTCACCTGCATTGCTTGGGGCATTCATTGGTCAGCACATTGGATTTATTCTCCTGAAGAAGCATATTGAACAAGTGTATTCAAGAACAAAGCCAGGTCTAACTGGTAATAAGATGGATTACATTGTTGGTCTAGAAGCTGAGAGGTGGATTTTCAAATCTGGTTTTCTCCAGTGGCTCATAGTTTTGATACTTGGAACCTATTTTAAGGTCGGAGCATCCTATATAGCACTCATCTGGCTTGTTTCGCCTGCCTTTGCAT ATGGCCTTATGGAAGCAACACTATCTCCTCTAAGGTCACCTAAACATCTTAAGGTTGTTACATTGGTCCTGGCTTTAGCTGTGCCAGTTGTGTCATCTGCTGGTTTGGTTATTCGCATGGTTGATGTGATGGTTGGCACTATTGTACGTGCGGATAG GAACCCTGGTGGACTGCCAAGCTGGCTTGGAAATGTAGTCGTTGCTGTTGCCATCGCAATAGTCGTGTCCTTTATGTTTGTGTATCTTCTTTCGTATGTCCATATTTCAG GTGCGAAAAGGGCACTTATTTTTGTGTTATGTGCATCCTTTGGTCTTGCCATTGCACTGGTATCAAGTGGTATTGTTCCAGCATTCACAGAGGATATTTCTCGTACTGTAAAT GTTGTGCATGTTGTTGATACTACAAGAATGAATGATGGAAGCACAGAACCATTATCCTATGTATCATTGTTTTCGCATACACCTGGAAAGTTGACACAGGAATTGATGGACCTTAGAGGGGAAGAATTTTCTTGCGGAAGGAATATGACAATTGATTTTGCGACATTTACCATGATGTATGGCTGCAGGAGTTACAAACGGAGCAATACTGGGTGGAGCAAATCAGAAGTTCCTATGGTCCATGTTGAAAGTGATTATGCTACTGATGATGCACGTAGAACAGTAGTGTCAATTGATACTAAGTCATCTACTCGTTGGTCGCTGGCAATCAATAAACAGGAAATTGATGACTTCACTATTCATG TGGACTCGAATAAGTTGGTTCATCTGGGTGGTAAGAGCGAGGTCGATGGATGGCATACAATCCGCTTTGCAGGTGGCAAGAGCTCACCAACAAAATTCGAGTTAACCCTTTTTTGGTCAAGTAATGGAACACATGCATCTGCAAAAGAAACTAAAGCAGAAAACTTTTCTCCTCTGGTAAAACTAAGAACGGATGTGAATAGGGTTACACCAATGGTTGAGACGGTTCTTGAGAAGCTTCCACGTTGGTCTACACCTTTTGGCAAGTCTACATCTCCTTATACATTGGCTTTCTTGACTGCTCTTCCTATCAATATTTAG